TCGTGGCCACCAGCACCGTGGCAACCAGGAAGCCGAGCGTGCCGGCCGTGTTCCAGCCGTAGCTCCAACCAAAGTACTCACCCGAGATGACGAGGCCCACCGCAATGCCCCAGAGTTGCACGGGGCCGAGCACTTTCTTGAGATGGCCGGTGCCTGTGTGGGCCGGCGCTGCTGCGCCAGTGCTGGCTTCGGTGGAGTTCATGCGGCTTCCTCTCTGCGTGAATGTTGACAGTGCACATTCAGCAAAGCAAGGGCCGTTCCAACGAGGCCGGCATGGGCCGATATGGGCCGATATGGGCCGCTGGCCATAATCGGGGCCTCTCAACCTTCGAGGTGTTTTGTGAAGTCTCTTTTCTGTGCCGCTCTCGTGTCCGTCTTTGCAATGCCCGCCGCGTTCGCGCAGTCCGCGCCCGTGACCACGCCCAGCGGCCTGATCTACCAGTCGATCAAGGAAGGCACTGGCGTTTCGCCCGCTGCCACCGACGTGGTCAAGGTTCACTACCGCGGCACCTTCCCCGACACGGGCAAGGAATTCGACAGCTCCTACAAGCGCGGCGAACCCACCGAGTTCCCGCTCA
This is a stretch of genomic DNA from Variovorax paradoxus. It encodes these proteins:
- a CDS encoding FKBP-type peptidyl-prolyl cis-trans isomerase, yielding MPAAFAQSAPVTTPSGLIYQSIKEGTGVSPAATDVVKVHYRGTFPDTGKEFDSSYKRGEPTEFPLNGVIPCWTEGVQKMKPGGKAKLTCPPSIAYGSRGAGGVIPPNATLNFEVELVSVTKR